The region TAATACTTTAACCAACCCAAGCAGTTCAGTAAATGATGATAAAAACAATGATAGAGTTCATCATTTTGATGTAGATACTGATAAAAAAAATTTCACAGAAAAAAATAGAAATTCAAAATTAATCCATAAACAAACTCAAAATTCTCAAAAAAATACACAAAAAATTTATAAACAAATTCAAAATGATAAATCTCTGATTAAAGATACTTTGGAAAATGATAAATCAAACCAAAATTCAAATGGATTTGATTATTCTAAAAATGGAAGGGAAAGTCCAAAGCATCTTATTGAAAAACCATCTGAAATGGATAAAAAGCAAAATGTAGACCGCATCATAGAAGATATCATTCCAAATTATAATCAGGATTTCTCTATTGAAGTAAATCATGTGGATTTAACTTTTGAAGTAGCAAATGAAAAAATTGATACTCTAAAAGAGTCTTTTATTCGAACTTTGAAAAGAAATAAATCTAAAAAATTAAAAGTGCATGCCTTAAAAGACATTTCTTTTAAAATATATAAAGGTGAAAAAGTAGGCATTATCGGATATAATGGGGCGGGAAAATCTACATTATTAAGTGTAATTACTGGAATTTATCCTCCTGATAGGGGATTTGTTAAAACAAATGGAAATATATCTCCTATGCTTTCTCTGGGAGCTGGTTTTGATCATAATTATTCTGGACGAAAGAATATTTTCTTAAATGGTGCGGTTTTAGGATATGATAAAGAATTTTTGGAATCCAAAGTTGATGAGATAATTGAATTTTCAGAATTGGGTGAATTCATTGACATTCCTATTAAAAATTATTCTTCGGGGATGCTTGCTAAACTCGGTTTTTCAATTGCAACTGCAGTAGATCCAGATATATTAATTATTGATGAGGTTTTGGGTGTTGGGGATGTTAGTTTTAATAAAAAAAGTAAAGATAAAATGAAATCTTTAATGGATGGTGGAACTACAGTTCTTCTAGTGTC is a window of Methanobrevibacter sp. DNA encoding:
- a CDS encoding ABC transporter ATP-binding protein; protein product: MDKKNNNLNFKKDIKFSSNDKISQLPINQHDKLKFKLMEKYNIPSQEAENIIEVIIKKEQRLVYNNSHNTLTNPSSSVNDDKNNDRVHHFDVDTDKKNFTEKNRNSKLIHKQTQNSQKNTQKIYKQIQNDKSLIKDTLENDKSNQNSNGFDYSKNGRESPKHLIEKPSEMDKKQNVDRIIEDIIPNYNQDFSIEVNHVDLTFEVANEKIDTLKESFIRTLKRNKSKKLKVHALKDISFKIYKGEKVGIIGYNGAGKSTLLSVITGIYPPDRGFVKTNGNISPMLSLGAGFDHNYSGRKNIFLNGAVLGYDKEFLESKVDEIIEFSELGEFIDIPIKNYSSGMLAKLGFSIATAVDPDILIIDEVLGVGDVSFNKKSKDKMKSLMDGGTTVLLVSHSIPQIRELCDKAIWIDKGEVREIGEVNKVCDHYLKDAEKASNEQLANIQFR